The nucleotide window AGAGGATTAACTGTGTGTATGTGTGGTTTTGTTATGTCTTTCTTCTTTATCCATAGGTTGGTGAGAGCAATTGTGGAAGAGAACATGTGGTTCCAAGTATTGTACAGCTTGGATTTGTGTTGCTCGAAGGAATTGAAGAAGgaagtaaattttttgataagTCTGATGATGTGATGGGTCCTGACGAGCTTGGTGCTCAGGTTCTCAAGAGTTTATTTGAGGTTCATGATATGGCAAGAAGTGAGGTTTGTATGAGGTCTATTTCTTGGTTTTGATGTGTTTTAGTAAATCTTCCTGTATCTTAGGTACAAGGAAATGATGCTGCAAGCTATAATTACCCTTGCTGATTCTTGCAGATAATAGAGCAATGCAAATTACGTATCCTCTCTTTAAAGCCTGAACAAGGCTTTCCTGTTATAAGGTGATTTGCAAGTGTTAGCAAAGGATTTTGGTCCATACTTTTTTATGCTGTTTACCAATAAACAATTTATTTGTACTTAACAGACTGCTTGGTTGTCTTATCCATACTTTTACATACCCAATGTTGGAGCACATTTCACATCTTAAGGAATTGTTGGATTATTTCACATTCATGAATGACAAGGTCTCATCTCATCTTGTTGCTGCCCTTTTGCCTCTTAGCAGATTAAGCCGTgatcttgaggtactcattgaTATCTTACAGTTTCTTCATATTATTGAATATGTTACTTTTCTTAGATTGAGAAACTTAAATAGCGCACCGGACCTTGAGGATGTTACAGCAAAACTGAACTAATAGTCTAATAGTGCCTGTTGAGCAGGATTCAATGTCAATTAAGACTCTTAACGAAGCTGTTTGCTATTCTCTTTCAATAAACTTAAAAActaaacatatcaaaatatGCTTCCTAATTCATAAGTACTTCCTCTCTTCTCTCGCCGTAGTGAATAGTTATCTCTATATTCTTCATTAGAATCAATACTTTGAGGTTAATGTCTTCATCCTTTTCTGTTTCTTCTTTGTTCCGTCGTTTTTTATCCTATCTTGTTAATGTTGAAGGACTATACCATTTTGGTCTTGCGTAAAGCAATGTTTAGACAAGAAGACTCAATCCGTCTTGCTGCAACAAGTTCAATTGTCAATTTGATATTGGCTGAAAAACAATCAACGAAAGATGGATCATTTTCTTGTCAAGACTCAAGCAGTCAAGCTAGTAGCAGCCAGCAAGCTGAAGTTTTCCGTACACTTGGTTCCAGTCTTTTCCAGGAGCTAAATGGTTTGTTACAGAGGTGCCTCTTTCAACAGGTAGCATTTTACACACTTcctcttcctctcttttctttgttttccccAATTAACATCTTGAACCATGAGCTTCCTGTGTAAGTGGCGAAAATACTACTCATGGAAAAGTGTTCTTTTTAGGCAAAGGTCAGAGAGATTCTATATCGTGGACTTCTTAAGCTTGTATTGGTGGATCCTTTAACTTCTGGGGCTGTTTTTGATTTTCTCTTCCCTCATTTCTTGCGATTTTACAGAGAGGTATAGATATTTTTCTAACTAATAATCTGATTTTCTTACAGTATCACTCTAAGGAAGAACCTTTTAATTTATCCTTACGTAAATAAGTTGTCATTGCCTTACCTCTCATACTGGTTGTTTATTTCAGGATGCAGATGTTCTACTGGATGTTAACCAATGTACTAAATTAGAGAGTGGGAAGGTGTATATTCAAGAGCCACTAGACTGCCTTCTCTCCTGTATCTCCTGGATGCTTCTTCTTCAGCCACATGGGAAAGCCGACCATCCTTCAGATTCATGGACTTGCTTTGGCTTCTCTCTGACACAAGAGAATGAGGTACTCTCGTTAAAGACACTAGATATTTCCCCTGATTCAAAGCTTGTAACATACTATTTTGGCATTTGATCAAATTGCAGCAGGCTGGAAAAGCATGGTCCAAAGGGTCACTGTCCAATGCATTATTAAAGATTCGAAACTACCTAAGAAATGCAGATATGGAAGGTGTGTGAGATTGTTGATTCAGGTTGAATAAAGCTTAACTTGATACAGTTAACATTGCAATTGTTGATATTTCTTGATTTAGAGcctgtttgaattgacttattttaggtgcttttaaGCACTTTTGTAGTATTTGGGTAAGGTTAAAGTGATAAGCCCACCAAACGGGCTCTTAAGCAGCTTATGTTGAACACTACACAGTAGTAGTTGACAGTTTTCTTTTAACTCCACATCAAATTGGGTGTTGTTGACTCTGGTCGCCTTTTTTGCTCTCGAGATACAGATATTTTCACCTTCCTTGCACTGCAGAAAATTCATTGCTAGTTGTTTAGTGAGGCTAATGTTTGTTTGATGTTGTTTATTTCATGCTAGATCAGGCTTACTCAGCAAAACTCAGGATACAGACTCTAGTCACTTGGAAGGGGAAAAACGGAGATGttgttcttcaattttattAGGAATAATTGAGGTGATGTTGAATATAGTTGGGACTGAGTTTGGGAAAACAACTGATGGGAAAAAGTTGGAGTTGGAAAAAGAACTGTTTGACTTTATTGGTATATTTGAATCTCTGGACCAAAACATATGTAGGCAGGGTGGTGGTTCAACTCAAAGAGGTTCTATACGGACCACTGCAAGCAATGCTTCAGAGGAGCTTGAATTTAGTGGCAGTAAATTATGTCCAGAACGAGTTCCTCTGTTAGCaacttcaattatctatcagCTATTGCAAAGCACTGTAGAATCATGGAGATGTGATGGTTTTAACAACAATGTGGCCTCTCAAAAGCATAGCCAATCATCATCTGGAAAGGCACCGACTCAGTATTataaaattctttcttttactCTTAACATTTGCCTTCGTCAGCTAAAAGCATCCTCTGTTATGCGACAGCAAGATCCTCTAAAAATGTTGATCTATGGGGAGATCAAGCAGTTGGGCTCCCCTTTGCTGAAAATGATTTGGTGCCTCCTCTCTGAACCAAAATCTATGATTGATAGTAGGAAAAAAGATGCTTATATGAAAAAAGATCTTGATGACAGGAAGGAATATATCCATTTGGGACTTCTTTCCTTGAAAGAATTGCTGGCAGTAATGTTGCATGAGTTGGATTATTCTGTTCTTATAGATGCCTTGGCTACAGTTTCTGGTCCTGGGGATGAAGGAGGCAATACTATGGATGGCCACCGTGATACCGAATGCGAAAAAGCTGATGACATTCCTTACAAATATACAAGTGAAGAATTATTCATCAAAAACAGCATAAGGCCGCTGATTTCTATGCTGCTTGCACGCTCTTTCTTCCGTGAAGTTGAGGTAAATGCGTACGATTAGGAATCTTTGATTTGCTCATGAATTTTTTGCATGATGtattgcatttttctttttacttaataCCATCTATGTTATGTTTGCTGTCAGGTTCTTTGTGATGTTATCATGTTAATTAGCAATAAACTGCCAGAGGAACAAAGGAATCTTGTTGGTAATTGGGCTAAATGCATCTGCAAGATTAGTAAaacatcaaatcccaaggctgCTAAAAGTATTGTATCTATTGCTATATTGTTAACTTCACCACCAAACGACTTAATTATTGCCGAAGACATGGCTGCAGAGCTTTTAAAAGTGGTGGGATCAGAATCAGAATCAGAAAGAGGAGATTCACAAGTGACACTGGATGCGTATTCAATTATAAACAAATCAACTAGTGCCCCACTAGCTTCACTAATACTGGACTTAGTCGAATCAGTTATTTATGAAACTGAATGGGTCATAATGAAACTGAAGATATACTCTCTTCCAAATATGAGAGCTGTTTTGGTTAATCAAAAGGGTAAAAAGGATACACGATTGGCGCTTGAAGAGACTGTTTATTCAAGAGCAGAAGCTGTTGTAAAAGTGTTATCTTCTTTTGTAAAGATGAACCTTAAGGGTATACTAAAATAATCTAGATATTCTCGTTATTAATTAATCTATACTCTATGTCAATCATCTAACTCCAAGATGAATAGCAGATCCTCAGGCAGAGCAGTTGGTGAAGTTAGCTGCAAGGTTTTACAAGAACTTAGCCCGAATGTCAAAGCTTCTAATTGCTTCCAAAGGTGTGCAGCAACCTTTACCAAGCCTCAAGTACCAAAAGCTTGTGGAAATAACTTGCAGGCAACTAACAGCTCCTCTCTACAATTTTGTGCGGCTGATGCAAATGGTAAAAGCTCTGGGAGACTCTTGTTTAAGCTAAAGTTTCACCTCTTTTGTTCAAGAAGGTTTCTTAATTCTACCTGTTTAACTTGTAGAAACAACTAGACAGCACGAAATCAAAAGCACTCGTCAGCAAAATCAAAAGGGAGAACAGATGCATTCCAGACTTGGTTTACCAAATAGAAGACTGTGAGAAATATCTCATACAAATTAGCAAggcaacaaaaataaatttgctGAGGCATGCAAAAAGAAGCACCTCCAGGGACTTCAAGATAATAGAACCACAAAATTTTCCTGTAGAAGAAGATGCTGGAATCCAAGATGCAGACAATAATGGTGCAGCAAGAGGTGACAGAGAATCATCAGAAAACCTTCGTGATGAAGGACATGGAGTAGAAGATGATTCAGTGGCCAGTGctcatgatgatgatgaaggaAATGAAGCGGAAGAGGCTTACAATAGTCCACGTGGAGTAGAAGATGATTCAGTGGCTGGTGCTTTTGATGATGATGAAAGAAATGAAGTGGAGGCGGCATACAATAGTCTACATGGAGTAGAAGATGATTCAGTGGCCGCTGCTTTTGACGATGATGAAGGAAATGAAGTGGAGGAGGCATACAGTAGTCCACATGGAGTAGAAGATGATTCAGTGGCCGCTGCTTTTGATGATGATGAAGGAAATGAAGTGGAGGAGGCATACAATAGTCCACATGGAGTAGAAGATGATTCAGTGGCCGGTGCTGCTGCTGATGATGAAGGAAATGAAGTGGAAGAGGCATGCTACAGTCCACTAGCAGTAGTGGCTTCGGAGTCTGAGAGTGATGCTGAAGCTGCTTATCTTCCTAAGGCAAAAAGAGCAAAAATGAGGAGAGTCGTTGAGGACTCGGATGACGAAGCATAATAAAGACATGTAAATATGAAGAAAAGGTTTGaagtttttaattctttgaGAGATGCCAGCAAGTGGTTCCAGTTTTCAACACCATTTAAATTTCTCTTTTCTGTAGCAGTCTTTTGGAAATTTCTTTGTAGTTTTTGGTGAAGAAAAATGTATTTGATTTGTGTATAGTTTTACTTTTTCCTGCGTTAGAAGTATGGAGTAATGGCAAACCATCTATATAAGTAAGATTAAAGAAACAAATTCCATATTATTACTATTGGGATATACAGTGACCATGTAACTAACTTATATGTATGGAGTTATTGTTTCAACAAACTTATTGATTTCTAGTGTAAGCATTCTTTTGTCTATTTTAAAATCCTAACATTTGGAGTTACATATCATACTCTTGTGTCGTACAGCCGTACTCAGTTAACGAATCAAAGCTTGGAAACTTGTCTTtatactagatataggaccccgtgccagcacggggcacagggcccaatatatattatttttttattttaatttatgtcatattatggaatttgaaaagttattgaaatttttatatgattttaaaaatatttaaatttttagctattgtgatttgtagtacttcttttaaacataattttgaaaataatatttattactctgtttgttctaatttatgtggcacacgcagaatttcaaacattaatcattttttatatgtctctttaatatattaagttgttaattattgtattttatagtacattttgaacctaatttgttaataatatatgttatttgccatgtcccaatttatgtggcattaattgatagatttgttgaaGTCGAGAGacttattttgttaattattgtaatttatagtttttttttggtcaaattcaaacaatatatgttgttaattgatagaatacttttaatgtaatttttttaaaaaaaatatgtgtgaccctccatgtcccaatttatgtggcacatgtaaagttttgacaattaaccaaaattttaatagatttaaaaaaatatttttaagtcgttaaattttaagtaatttaaattgttgtattatttattacaatttataatacttttaaagtagttgaaatattgtactatttattatgattcataacacttttttttttaatttatgtcatattatggaatttgagaagttattgaaatttttctatgattttaaaaatattttaaattgttagctattgtgatttgtagtacttttttttaacataattttgaaaataatatttattactctatttgttctaatttatgtggcagatgcaaaatttcaaatattaactattttttatatgtctctttaatatattaagttgttaattattgtattttatagtacattttgaacctaattttttaataatatatgttatttgccatgtcccaatttatgtggcattaattgatagatttgttggagtcgagagatttattttgttaattattgtaatttatagttttttttccgtcaatttcaaacaatatatgttgttaattgatagaatacttttaatgtaatttttttaaaaaaatatgtgtgactgtccatgtcccaatttatgtggcacatgtaaagttttgacaattaaccaaaattttaatacatttaaaaaaatatttttaagtcgttaaattttaagtaatttaaattgttgtattatttattacaatttataatgcttttaaagtagtttaaatattgtactatttattatgatttataacactttttttttaaatttatgtcatattatggaatttgagaagttattgaaatttttatatgattttaaaaatattttaaattgttagctattgtgatttgtagtacttttttttaacataattttgaaaataatatttattactctatttgttctaatttatgtggcagatgcagaatttcaaatattaacccttttttatatgtctctttaatatattaagttgttaattattgtattttatagtacattttgaacctaattttttaataatatatgttatttgccatgtcccaatttatgtggcattaattgatagatttgttggagtcgagagatttattttgttaattattgtaatttatagtttctttttcgtcaatttcaaacaatatatgttgttaattgatagattttttggagtcgactattttttttattaattattgtaatttattgtttctttttcgtcaatttcaaacaatatatgtttattatataatccattttatgtggtaccaatagaatttagagagtcaattaaattttttatataagttttaaataattaagctgttaattattgtaatgtatagtattacttatattatttttaaatatatttaaatattatatgttaggttttttatcctaatttatatgacattgatagaatttaaagtgtcaaataattgttaattattgtaatagataatatggagtatttaagtcatttatagtatagtaatgaatatataatatgtagtatttaagtggaaggtggtggggcccacttatatagtatgataaatatattggatattaGTTGTggtttatagtatagtaattaataatatataaagtatttaagtggaaagtgatggggcccacttatatattttataaatatattggacatTAATAGTGATTTTATTGGACCATTGATAGTTATTTCTAGACTCttctataatataataatactacCTTTTCTTTTCAACAAAATCATGACCCCTGTGGATTTAAGTTTCGAAAATGCAATCATAACTAATTTTGAATGGAGATTGAAAACGGCCAAAATTATTAATTGCATCACCTTGAAAGATCTCAgaagatttatgttttttttatcaatttatgtggtattttactttttgaaatttaaattatatgaactttaattaatattttaaaatatatctgtttatcatattgaaatgagaaaattgtaatttatagtatttttatatagttttaaatatttatattttaaaatattaaattgatcttattcaatttaattttaaatactaaTTGAATTGACTTTTGACAAGATAAAAATaccatataaattgaaacggatgAAATGCTATTCGAAGAGTCTGTTACTTTTACTATGATTTCTCCAAAAACTTTTTAGTATGAAACTTTTGATTTGTTGTATTTATTTCCTCCATCAATTTTAAATTGTATGGAAATTAGATACGTAAAAACcattatttttgaaaaggaagaaagtgGAGGACAAATGACAGTGCGACAGTAATAAAGTTAAATTCGTACTCTCACACTCACACTCCCACTCCCACTTTCACCAACTCGTAGCAATTTTATCTGTCACGTAAAGCAAAATAAAAGGAACATAGGGGTGTTTGGATATTGTTTTTAAGTAgcttataaattaaaaagaaaaatattgaaaatatttttaaatttaatgtgaattattaatttcatctgataatttttaaaaatatttctttgctttactaattgaatataaatacGTTATGATCGTGTaatatgagtgaaatacactccTCAATTCTCATCAAGTTTAACGGTGTTTTTAACGCTTCTctagattttttattaaaagtcACATGCTCTTACAAGAGTTAGAGGCCACTTGTTATGTCATGTGGCAGATCGATATATGTCTAAGtttaattagtcaagtaaaaaaatatttttaacactgTCAATAATTTGTagacgaaactaataatttatgacaAATTTAAGAGTGCTTTCAATACTTCTCTTTAAATTAAAAGCTAAATTCATAAGTGGatcatattcaatttttaacttttaagttatttttatatttttttaatctaaaataaatatttaaaaatatctttttatcttttctaaatatgttcaaaatttaaaaataaaagctaCCTAAAATTGATTTGATACAATCTTTCGGAAATTGGAAAGAAGAAAGACCACACACATCATTCACCCACGGCCCCTACCCACCCCACACCCCTCTCAACTCTCTCTCACACTCATTCCACACCACCACCCGCCGCCGGAGAGGGGGCTGTTCTACAGTTCCGGCGAAGTATTTTGACGGCTCAAACCTGATATAGAGCTGAAGACATGAGTGAAGACGCAAAAAGAAGCGGAGGAGCTCCGGCAGCGAAGCCTACCTCCGATGATCGGAGAATCTCATCAGGTTCCGTTCCTTCACCTACCGGTACAAAAGTTACCATAAAGAGTGCAGATATGAAACCTGATGTACAAAAGGAGGCGGTCGACATTGCTATTGCTGTATATATCCTCTCGCTGCTTTGCAGATTACAATCATGTATATTTCTCCGACTTATACTGTTATAATTCTATGAATAATGCGTTTTTGTGCTTTTCTGTGTATATGATTAGGCATTTGAGAAGCATAATGTAGAGAAGGATGTAGCTGAACTGATTAAGAAGGAGTTTGATAAGAAGTACGGTCCTACTTGGCATTGCATCGTCGGAAAAAACTTCGGTAAGTCAGAGTTTTTACATGAATTACTTAATCCAACTTTTATATAAGATATCAATCTTTCATTCGTACTAGTATTGGTTGATAGCTTTAAAATTCTATATGTTAACTGAAACTTAATTTGTTGTATCCCCGTGATCTGATGGGATGATATGCAATTCATATTCAGAATGATGTGGATCTAGCACTTCATAAAAATCTTGTCCTGAGTTTCCCCATAGATCATACTTATGCATGTTGGATGATTTGTGAATGGATCAAAGAGGTAGTGTTAGGTGAGTTATAGGCCTTGTTCACAGAGTTAGTACCAAGTACCAGGTGAATTAGTATGAGGTTTTGCACAAGCTGGCACGGATAAATACTGTAATTAAAAAGGTATATATGGATGGATCTGATCTTCCTCTATATGGTGATCTTCTCAAGGTTTATGATAAAGATCATTTAGGGAGTTAGAATGGAGGggtcattttcttctctttggTGTTGATTCTAACCAGAAAGTGCCATAATCTCTAGTCTCTTATGTAACTTAAATTTCTTAGGAGAACAATGAGCTCTCTAGAGTTCAAATTCGGTGGAGGCAAAAAAGGtactaggttatttcttctgaTCTGCCTAAATTTTGGTGGGCAGTGTTACTCTGTACTTGTGTTGGTGAGGTAGCAGGGACCTGGTGCAATAATCAAGGCGAACAAGATCTCTTGAATACCAccgtcataaaaaaatattgtatactTAAAAGTGAGAAACTGCATCATGGATTTTATTGGCTTAATTAAGTAAatgcctaattttttttttttttgaaaaaagtgtGATTGAAGACAAGGTGGGAGTGACTTCGGTGTAAGACAAGATGTGGGAAGAGAGGTTAAGTTGGTTCGGGCATGCGATGAGGAGATGCACAGATGCCGTAGTGcagaggtgtgagaggttggttatggatgaatttagaAAAGGTAGAGGTAGACCAAAAAAGTATTGGGGAGTGATGATTAGACATGACATGGCGCAGTTGCAGCTAACTGTGTTCATGAAAGGTGTGGAAGACATGAATCAGGGTAAAAAGTTAGTTGATAGGAGTGCGTCCATACTAGTAGGAAGGAGTGCTTTGTCTTGTTGCCCTTACTAATAGTCGTAGAAGTACTCTAGTAGTTTCTTATTCTTCGATTTCTATCACTATCTATTATTTCGTGTGGTTCAtttggagtattattttgttgtaataCTGTTTTGTTTTTACTAtatgttgtttttgttaacTATCTCTTGCCTCTTGTACTTTCATTATGTCTTTTTCTAGACTGTTTGGTCTAAAATTAGAGGTTTATTGGAAACCATTTCTTTAGCTCACCTCTAAGATAGAGGTAAGGTCTGTACACTCTACCTTCCCCAGTCTCCACTAGCTATGTTGTTGCTCTAAAAAAGTGTGATTGAAGGCCCTTTTCCTGAAAGTGTACTAGTCCTTATATGAATGCCTTGTGATTAGAAAAGGTCTTGTGAGAAAGAGTGTTATTGATAAACATAGGGATACTATGTGAGCTATGTACCCTTTTTTGCTCTTGAAAGTAGCACAAATGgtgcttattttttttaaaaaggtacaTGGCTCACATCACCCCTTGAAGAGAGGCCCTTCCCTGGACCCTACGTGAATGCAGATGCTTTATGCACCGGGTTGCCTTTTTAAGAAGCACAAACGGTGGATGATGAAGTGACTATTAGTTGGATGTGTCTAAACAAGTATCTTATTTCGCTGTACTTATGAGTAGCATATGAAGAGTATCATGGCTTTGTGTTTCCCTACTGTTTTTTGAAGAACAGTGATCAAAGAACAGCTGATTACAATTGTGTGTACACTAGTACAATGGGCTAATCACACGCCTCACTGTAAAAGTTAAAACATATTTTGCAATTGCTATAAACTAATTGTTGCTTCTTTCATTTCTTGATGTATGCTATTTTGAGTTAGTCATCAGTTTTCCAAGTGCTAAGACTGATTTTTAACCTATATGTGACTATTTCTTGTTATCTTTCCAACTCATCTGTGCTTCCAAGTTGTAAGCTGTGCTACTTGTTTAGAGTGAAAGGTTTGCAGTTAAAGAAAGTTATTCTTTATTGGCTTGCATTGGAGATCATGCATTTTCCATTGAGAACGACACAAATACTTCCCCTTTCATGCATTGTTTGTCAGTGCTAGTTGCAATGAGACAATTGCCCTAGTTCATAGGAGTTTGCAAGTGGCAAGTAACATTCAGTGTATGCCAAAAAAAGAAACCTCGTATATTACTTGGACTGTTTGATAAATAGATCTTTAGAGATTTGGGCTTGAAAGAGAAAATTAATGTGGAAATGCCTCGAGGATCTAAGATGCAGAAAGTAGAAATTTCATCTCTATCAAGGTGTCTTGTGGGAACTGATAGAACTTTTCATGGAAGTTAATATTAGCTGGAATGACCAAAAAGTTGAAGTGACCATTCAATTGCAGAAGCAAGAATACTATATTTGTTTTCTCCATCTTTGAGTAGACCAAAGTTAAACTATGGTCAGTAACCGACTTTACAAATTTAAGTAAGGTGCTGTTGGTATGTCAAAGCAATTTCAACCTATCGAATGCCTTCTATCTGTAATGCTTGTTGGATTCTGTAAAGCAATACCTTTGTAATGTTTGTCGCACCTCTCTTACTACCGTTTAAAGTTTAGTGGATCCATGCTTAGGTTCTATGCGCTAGACAGTTTAACCCTCTTTCTTGTGAAGTTCTAGGCAGATGAACTTTTTGTGGTATGCTGACAGCTTTAGAGTTTGAGTGGATGAAACTTGTGCTGCTCATTATTCTTCCCAAAAGAATATGTTTGCTTAGAAGATTAATTATAATTGAATAGCTTGATTTACTTATTTGCAATTACAGTGGTGATATTTGTGTGCCGTCTCTTGTAGGCTCTTATGTGACTCATGAAACGAACCACTTTGTCTACTTCTATTTGGATTCAAAAGCTGTACTTCTATTCAAATCTGGGTGAACTTGGTAATAACATTGATGGAGACACTAATGAGAGTTAACTCAGATGATGATGCTATATTTTGCGGTTGTACTATTCAATTGAAAATTCCAAGCTGCAACAATTTGGTGGAAAATTCAGTTGTACCTGTATATTTCTGCTTTTACATTGTGTAAACAATTCTAAACTTGATCAAACTTCTCAAAGTTGTTCGTTGATGCTTTGATAACTTGAAGCAAAACAGAAACAATGGCTTTATTGAGTGCCGAGGACATTACTATTTTtccttcaagaaaaaaaaaagtggtgtGAGAACAGCCAAGAGTAGCGTTTGATCATGACTGTGATTGTACTTTTGTAAGGCATTTGACAACCTTGTGTGAAGAATGACAACAATTGTCTAATATGCGGTGAAGGCTTGAAATAGAATGGTGGTTGTTTACGCTTATTTACTTCGCACTCTGTCTTAATTTATGTTACACAGTTTGatttaatacaaaattttagaattttttaaaaaacttgtgATCTAAAATAAACCTTAGATTTTTGTGTgattcatttcattaagggtgaaataattttttgaggcaagttatttttaattatagaaagattttatttttttggataaattaaaatgaaaaacgTCATATAAGAACTAGTTTTTTTGGTATGTGAGTCACATGTCTATGTGTTATGAATTAAGTTCAGCCTAATGTGGATATAAAGGTCATACAAGTAGATATTGGGCTGACAAGAGTTATTGCGATGAAAACAAATAGGATCAAATTAATTTGGGATGGGTTGAGTAGTGAACGTGAGAACGGTTCCATCAAAAGGGGTTGATGTATATTCAAGAATTATGCCTATTGTCAAGTAAAATTTTGACTCCTCTCACCTTTTTCTTAGAGTCTAAACTTTTCATCCAAAATCTTatctctattttttaattacttgtacTTTAGGGAAAATTACACAAAATAGATCCAATTGTGAGACTATTTACTCAAATTGGACCCAATCCAAACTATTTACCCTAAATGGATTCATGACTGAATCAGCACGACGTCAGCATTGTtattatgaattaattcttTGTAATACTACATCGGTATATTGATACCATATCGATGGACTTAATTCATaatcttatttatttaactc belongs to Solanum stenotomum isolate F172 chromosome 1, ASM1918654v1, whole genome shotgun sequence and includes:
- the LOC125853847 gene encoding uncharacterized protein LOC125853847, producing MSEDAKRSGGAPAAKPTSDDRRISSGSVPSPTGTKVTIKSADMKPDVQKEAVDIAIAAFEKHNVEKDVAELIKKEFDKKYGPTWHCIVGKNFGSYVTHETNHFVYFYLDSKAVLLFKSG